The Alicyclobacillus vulcanalis DNA window GGTGGACTTGCCATGAGAAGGCGGCTAGGGGGGGGCTTTCGCCCTGTTCCCGGGCGGCGCCTGGCCGCGCGCGCAGCCGCCGCGCTTAGGCGGGCGGCGCAGGCAGTCAGGTCCGGGTGGCTCCGGCTGCAATCCGCCACGCTCGCGCTGCACCTCTCGCTCGTCACGTACGCCGTGATGATCGCGGCGTTTGCGCTCGTCGGCGCGCTGCAGGCCTTGTTTTTGCGGCAATTCCTCTTCGCGGAGACGGCGCGATCGCTCCATCAGGAGTTGATGGACATTCCCGCGCAGACGTGGCTGTGGCTCGCGAGCTCATCCGAGGGCGGTGGCCAAGCGCCATCCGCCCCGCCGTTTCGCCTCGGCCCGCTGCCGTTTCTCGCGGCCCACGGGAGCCTCGCGTACATTGATCCCACGGGGCAGATCCACGTCATCTACGCGCCGCACGGCCTGCCCGCGCTGCCGCGCGACACGTACGAGGCCATGTTGAACTTCGGCGTGCCGCCGTCTGCGTACGAGCTCGCGTCGGCCGGACATGAGCGCGATCTCGTCGTCACCGCGCTCATCGGCCCGCCGGATCGCCCGCTGGGGCTCGCGCAGGTGAGCGTTCCGACGAGCGAAATCGAGGGAATGGTCGCCCGGCAGATGATGCTGTACGGCGTGGTCGCATCTGCGGTGCTAGTCGCCGCGCTTGCGGTGTACCAGGCCACCATCCGCCGGGCGCTCGCGCCGCTTCGCCGCGTGGTGGAGCACGCGCAGCGGGTGGACGCCCAGAGCCTCGACGACCGGTTTGAGGTCAGCCCCGGCATGCAAGCGGAGGTGCGCTCGCTCGCAGCCTCGTTTCAGGCCATGCTTCAGCGGCTGGCGCGCGCGTTTCAGGCGGAGCGCGAGGCGAGAGAGCGGATGCGCCAGTTTGTCGCCGACGCTTCCCATGAACTGCGCACACCGCTCACGGCGCTCAGCGGCTATCTCGAGGTCCTGCAGAAGGGCGGCGACTTCACCGAGGGCGAATGGCGGGAGGCGCTGCAGCAGATGCACCTCGAGGCGCGCCGCCTGACGGGCATTGTGGAACAGCTTCTGCGGCTCGCGCGCGCCGAAGAGGTGGGCGGGTCACTCGCGCTTGGCAAGCGCGAACGCGTCCCACTGGCCTCGCTCGTGACCTCCCTCGACCCGCTGTGGCGGGGCTTGTGCGGGGCGCGCGAGTTGAGGTACGACTTCACAGGCGATCCGGCCGTCTTCGCGGACCCGGATGCCCTCAAGCAGGTGCTGTTCAACCTGATGCAAAACGCCGTGCAACACACGCCGGAACAAGGTGGGCGCATCACCATCGCCGTCCGCGCCGACGGCGGCGAGGTGAAGCTGGCCGTGGCCGATAACGGCGCCGGGATTCCCAAGATGCATCAG harbors:
- a CDS encoding sensor histidine kinase; the encoded protein is MRRRLGGGFRPVPGRRLAARAAAALRRAAQAVRSGWLRLQSATLALHLSLVTYAVMIAAFALVGALQALFLRQFLFAETARSLHQELMDIPAQTWLWLASSSEGGGQAPSAPPFRLGPLPFLAAHGSLAYIDPTGQIHVIYAPHGLPALPRDTYEAMLNFGVPPSAYELASAGHERDLVVTALIGPPDRPLGLAQVSVPTSEIEGMVARQMMLYGVVASAVLVAALAVYQATIRRALAPLRRVVEHAQRVDAQSLDDRFEVSPGMQAEVRSLAASFQAMLQRLARAFQAEREARERMRQFVADASHELRTPLTALSGYLEVLQKGGDFTEGEWREALQQMHLEARRLTGIVEQLLRLARAEEVGGSLALGKRERVPLASLVTSLDPLWRGLCGARELRYDFTGDPAVFADPDALKQVLFNLMQNAVQHTPEQGGRITIAVRADGGEVKLAVADNGAGIPKMHQPHVFERFYRVDEARSRAKGGAGLGLAICKAIVEAHGGRIECESEPGAGAVFTVTLPALDGANAGQHHEA